Proteins encoded within one genomic window of Agelaius phoeniceus isolate bAgePho1 chromosome Z, bAgePho1.hap1, whole genome shotgun sequence:
- the ARL14EPL gene encoding ARL14 effector protein-like: MCLFHKSGQMSDLVEENCKKSYSSQETSAGKNMSPAEDRSIRHKNVQKLEKQLKCLAFQNPGPQVADFNPETRQQKKKACMSQMKQNFFYESKFTKKYDKHGRLLCNDIDLCDCLEMDCLGCFYPCPKCNSNKCGAECRCNRKWVYDTIETEAGDVISELPFFVPD, encoded by the exons ATGTGCTTATTTCACAAGAGTGGTCAAATGAGTGATCTCGTGGAAGAAAACTGCAAGAAAAGCTATTCTTCCCAGGAAACatctgcaggaaaaaatatgTCTCCTGCTGAGGACCGCTCAATAAGACACAAAAATGTG CAAAAACTCGAGAAACAATTAAAATGCTTAGCCTTTCAAAATCCAGGACCTCAGGTAGCTGACTTCAATCCTGAAACTagacagcagaaaaagaaagcatgcaTGTCACAGATGAAACAAAATTTTTTTTATGAGTCCAA ATTTACAAAGAAGTATGACAAACATGGCAGGCTGCTCTGTAATGACATAGATTTATGTGATTGCCTGGAAATGGACTGCCTGGGTTGCTTCTATCCTTGCCCCAAATGCAACTCGAACAAATGTGGGGCAGAATGTCGCTGCAATAGGAAATGGGTTTATGATACAATTGAGACTGAAGCTGGGGATGTGATCAGTGAGCTACCATTTTTTGTCCCTGACTGA